The segment GTTTTCCAATCTTCGATTGAGGTTTTTAATTTGAGCGACAGACATAAAGGTTGATCATCAAATGAATAGTACAAATAAACTAAAAAATTGCAACCCTTTGCTCCTTCTCTCTGAAAAGTCTTTAAAAAGGAAGTTTTTTTCTCTGCTCTTTATTTAGATCAGCCTCCATTTCTCGTAGGCGCTTAAGTATTACCTCGTAATACTCTTTGAGATAAGACTCCATAGTGGTTGTTTCAGAGGGCTGCAAGTCAAAAGCCTTATATGTTTCATCCATTGAAGAATCCAATGGAACGCCACTGGAGCTGACATCCGCGAAAGTAAGCCTCTCTGCAACATTTAAAGTTGATTCAAAAAAGGAAACCATAGACTTTGCAATATCTATTAAAAAGGGGGATACCCTTAGGACTCTTGCTTTTTTATCGCTATAACCCTCACACAATTGGATCAGTTCTGCTGGAGTCCATGCCTTTGGTCCGACTACTGGGAAGCTCTTCCTAATTGTTTCATTTCGACTTAAAGCAGCCACTGCAAATCGAGCCATATCTTGAGTATTCATATACGCAATTGGGCTGGCAGTTCCGCTAATCCAAACTGGCTGACTATCCAAAATAGGAATTGCAAATTGGCCTATCACGCCTTGCATAAAAGCCACACCTTGCAGAATGGTGTAATCAAAAGAGGATTCAGCCAATAAACATTCTGTGCAATATTTGATATCCATTAGAGGGACATTTCTAAATCTTTCTGCTGCAAATAAAGAAATAAAAACCAATCTTTTAATGGATGCAGATTCACAAGCTCTAAAAAGATTTAACTTCCCTTCCCAGTCGGTCTCGTAAACACTTCTTGGGTCTTCAGGTCTTGTGGTAGATGCATCAATTACAGCCTCTATCCCGCTAAGGGCGTATTCGATGTCTCCCTGCCTCAACAAATCGCCCTGAGTTAGCTCACAACCCCATTCCTGCAAAAAGCCAGCATTCTTGGGCCTGCGAACCATACATCGCACTTGATGCCCGGAATCAATTGCCTTTTTGGCTATTTGACGTCCAAGCGTCCCTGTTCCACCGATAACCAGAACCTGCATGCAAATGTCATTGTGAATGAGCAGCTTAAAGGGAATAGCGGCAAATTGGTGAGATAATTAGTCTCCTTGGAGCTTTAACAAAAGTGCGCCCCCCAATAAGCCCACTGGAATTAATACCCAGAAAACTGCTGCTGTACCGAAAATCTCTGAAGCCATTCAAATATTCTAAATCATTTAACTATTTAAACCCCTAACATTTAAATCCCCAAGCAAATTAACCCTCATAGAAATAAATAGAAGACATTTCCAAATGAAAACCTCTCAAGAAGCTGATAGCGCATGGGGCAAAGCCAATTTTTGGTCTTGGCAAGGACTTTATTGTCACTGGAGGGTGTTAGGAGAAGAAAACAAAAAAGCCATAGTCCTAATTCATGGGTTTGGTGCAAGTAGCTCTCACTGGAGAAACAATGGTCTTTTTTTTGCAAGAAAAGGTTTTAGAGTATATGCACTAGACCTAATAGGGTTTGGGAAATCTGAACAACCAAAAGGGTCGGCAAACAAATATTTAGATAATGAAATTTGGGCAAATCAAGTTACTGATTTCATCAAAGAAATTGTTCAGATAAGCAAAGAAGAAAAGGTTATTCTAGTAGGGAATTCTCTAGGTGGACTTGTTGCAATAACAAGCTTAAAGCTAAAACCAAACCTTGTTGAAGCCGTAATAGCTTCACCTTTACCTGACCCAGCCTTAATGCAATCCAAACAATTAAATATACCTAGTTGGATAAGAACAATAAAGAATAAAATTATCATCCTCTTTTTTACACTCTTGCCACTCGAAGTTTTAATACCTCTTATAATAAGAACTGGGGTAATTAATTCCGGTCTACAACTTGCCTATAACAAACCAATCCTGAAAGACATAGAACTAAAAAGAATAATTAGAAAACCTGCACAAAGGAAAACAGCGGCCAGGGCTCTTAGGTCAATGTGTATTGGAATGTCTATCAGGAAAGCAGAATGCACTGCGCCAAATTTGCTTAATAGTTTAATGAAAAAAGCTTATACTCCTCCAATTCTGCTCTTGTGGGGAAGAGAAGATAAATTAGTCCCTTTAAAAATTGGCCAAAAACTAACAAAGGACTACCCTTGTCTGCAATTGTTAATAATGGAGGGGGCCGGTCATTGCCCTCATGACGAATCTCCTAAAACTTTCAATCAATACGTTTTAAATTGGTTGAAAATTAATTTATAAAGAATTAAAGCCCATGAAGCACACTCTCTCAGTATTAGTAGAAGACCAATCAGGAGCATTAAGCAGAATCTCAGGCCTATTTGCTAGAAGAGGTTTTAATATTGAGAGCTTAGCGGTAGGGCCAGCAGAAGCTCCAGGCATATCAAGATTAACAATGGTTGTTGAAGGAGATGATGAAACTCTTCAACAAATGACTAAACAACTCGACAAATTAGTAAATGTCCTTTATGTAATCGATCTCACTAGCCTACCTGCCGTAGAAAGAGAATTGATGCTATTAAAAGTTTCTGCAAAATCAAACCACCGGAAAGAGATATTGGACCTTGTTCAAGTTTTTAGAGCCAAAGTTGTAGATGTATCTGATCAAGCTCTAATTTTAGAAGTAGTTGGTGATCCAGGCAAACTGGTTGCATTAGAGAAGCTGATGAAACCATATGGCATTCTTGAGATTGCTAGGACGGGGAAAGTTGCCCTTGAAAGAGCTTCAGGTATAAGTACAGAAATGCTAAAATCAACCTCTAAAGGGAAAAATTTACCTGCATAAATTTTGAGAAAACTTTAATTAATCAATTTTCTCCAATACTTTTTACATTAATAATGTAATCCCCTTCTTTTATTTTATTTAGAACATTTATCCCCTTAACTACTTTTCCAAAAACAGCATATCTTCCGTCAAGTTCCGGTAGATCTCTAAGGGAAATATAAAATTGAGCACTTGCCGAGTTCAATGATTCAGACCTTGCCATTGATAAAGAACCTCTTTGATGAGTTAAAATAATTCGGCTAAAGTCATCCTGAGAAGAAATAAGTTGATTATATCTAGGAAGTGTTTCATTCCTAAGTTTAATTTCTAAAGGTATGAATCGAGCATTGCCTTTTTCAGGGTTAATGAAATGACCAGTTCCTATAATATTTTTATTAGTTTTAAGTTTTTTAGACATAGGATCACCACCTTGAATGACAAATGGAATAGGATCATTTATTACTCTATGGAAGGTTGTATGTTTATAAACACCTCTATTTATCAAGTCAAGAAAATTACCAACAGTTAATGGAGCAGATTTGCCATCTATTTCTAAGGTAATCACTCCTTTATTAGTAACCATCTCTATTGTGTGAGTAGTATTAATACATTGGATAGTTTTGTTTATGCAAAAATTATTAGAAGAATTATTATTCTTTTGAATAACACAAGCGCTAAAGAGAGGGCTTAAAGAAAGTACTAAAAATAGAAAGCTACATTTCTTTAAAAAGTTCATATCTCAATTTGCCAAACCTTCTAAATCCACCCCTAGAAATCTTGCCAATTCCGCACCTTCTTGTTCTAACTCCAAAAGGGGTTGAGGGGCTCCAGCGCCATTGATAGGAAGATCTTTTCTACCTTGCACTCTTAAACATATTCTTCTTTTTGCATTAAACCCTTCACGAATTTCCATTTTTACAGCTTTAATATCCTCAAGAGGTATCTCAACTTTTAACTCTTTAAAAAAACCTTTTCTAGAAACCATCAGAGACCCTTTATTTTTGTCAAAGGTGTTTAAGCCTGATCCGAAATCCACTGCTACTAAAGACCATAAATATATTGCTGCCAGAGAGCCTGCTATTCCATAAAGTCCCATAATCAACCCTTGAGGCACAAAAATTAGAGTAGAAGGACTGCCCAAAGGTAAAAAGTCTCTTCCAAAATAACTAGAGGCAGATGCGAGCAAAAAACCAACGCCTCCAATACTAAGCATTGAGGAAACTATGTAATTTGATACTTTTTTGGAACCCTTAATACTTTGTTCAAGATAGGTTTCTGATTGGTTTTCCATTTTGGAGGATTCTTGTAAATCAGCTGACATGGCATGCCATTACTGAAGATATTCTCTAATAGATAGCCTGATTAGAGTATAAAAACCATTTTTCCGAATGATTAGCAATACAACAAGGGGTTTCATCTAATAAAAATATTCCCCGTTGCGTATTCCTAATTGTTAAAGTCACCCAGTATCCAAAAAGCTAAGCAACGTTGCTCTCATGACGATAGCTGTTGGTGGCGCCCAAGAAAGAGGATGGTTCGACGTCCTTGATGACTGGCTTAAGCGCGACCGCTTCGTATTTGTTGGTTGGTCTGGTCTTCTACTTTTCCCTACTGCCTATTTGGCAATAGGAGGGTGGTTTTTAGGCACAACCTTTGTCACTTCCTGGTACACCCATGGTGTAGCCAGCTCTTATCTGGAAGGTTGTAATTTCCTTACAGCTGCTGTTAGTACCCCTGGAGACGCCATGGGGCATAGTCTCCTATTCCTATGGGGACCAGAGGCCCAAGGCAGTCTTGTTCGTTGGCTGCAACTTGGTGGACTATGGAATTTCGTAGCTCTTCATGGAATATTTAGCCTTATTGGCTTCATGCTTCGTCAATTTGAAATTGCAAGACTTGTAGGAATACGTCCATACAATGCACTTGCATTTTCAGCTGTAATAGCTGTTTTTTGCGCTTGTTTCCTTATTTACCCTTTAGGACAGCACAGTTGGTTCTTTGCTCCTTCTTTTGGGGTTGCAGCTATTTTCCGCTTTATCCTTTTTATTCAAGGTTTCCATAACATCACTCTCAACCCTTTCCACATGATGGGAGTTGCTGGGATTCTTGGAGGAGCTTTGCTTTGTGCAATTCACGGAGCTACAGTTCAAAACACTCTTTATGAGGACACAAGCATCTATACAGGTGGCAAGGTTCAAAGTTCAACTTTTAGAGCTTTTGATCCAACTCAAGAAGAAGAGACTTATTCAATGGTTACTGCTAACCGTTTTTGGAGTCAAATCTTTGGAATTGCCTTCTCAAATAAAAGATTCCTTCATTTCTTAATGCTCTTCGTTCCTGTAATGGGAATGTGGTGCGCAGCTATAGGCATTGTTGGGTTAGCTCTTAACCTAAGGGCCTATGACTTTGTAAGCCAAGAGATAAGAGCTGCTGAAGATCCAGAGTTTGAAACGTTTTATACCAAAAACATCCTTTTGAATGAAGGTATGAGAGCCTGGATGTCTTCTGTGGACCAGCCACACGAAAACTTTGTATTCCCTGAGGAGGTACTCCCACGTGGAAACGCCCTTTAATAGTCTTTTAAAAGCTCCAAACCAAAGTATTGAAGAGACTGGTTATGCCTGGTATGTAGGCAACGCACGTCTAATTAATCTTTCGGGAAAACTCTTAGGAGCACATATCGCCCATACAGGTCTAATGGTCTTTTGGGCAGGAGCAATGATGCTTTACGAGGTGAGTCACTTCACCTTTGACAAGCCAATGTGGGAGCAAGGTTTAATCCTTATGCCACATGTAGCCATGTTTGGTTATGGGATTGGTGCTGGAGGCGAAGTTGTAGATGTAATGCCATATTTCCAAGCTGGTGTTGTCCACCTAATTGCCTCGGCAGTACTTGGTTTTGGTGGCATTTACCATTCACTTGCTGGACCAGAGAAATTAGAAGAAGAGTTTCCATTCTTCTCTACTGACTGGAGAGACAAAGATCAAATGACAACCATTCTTGGACGTCATTTGTGTGTACTTGGTCTTGGAGCAATAGCTTTCTCAGTTAACTGGCAGTTCCTGGGTGGTCTTTATGACACTTGGGCACCAGGTGGCGGTGAAGTTCGCTTAATTACTCCTACAACTGATCCAGGGATTATCTTTGGATACCTTTTCCAAACACCCTGGGGTGGTGGTGGAAATATGGTAGGAGTTAATTCAGTTGAAGATATTGTTGGCGGACATTATTACCTAGGAATTATTGAATTAATAGGTGGCCACTTTCATATGCAAACCAAACCATTTGGTTGGGCTCGAAGAGCCTTTATATGGAATGGAGAGGCCCTACTAGCCTATGCCTTAGGTGGAATCTGTGTAGCAAGTTTCTATGCATCTGTTTTTGTTTGGTTTAACAACACTGCATATCCATCTGAGTTCTATGGTCCAACTAATGCAGAAGCATCTCAAGCACAAAGTTTTACTTTCTTAGTAAGAGACCAGCGTATTGGCGCAAATGTTGGCACCACAATGGGACCAACAGGTTTAGGTAAATACTTAATGCGTTCCCCAACTGGTGAAATCATCTTTGGTGGAGAGACAATGCGTTTTTGGGACTTTAGAGGTCCATGGCTAGAGCCTCTCAGAGGAGAGAATGGATTAAGTTTGGATAAAATCCAAAATGATATTCAGCCTTGGCAAGTACGTCGAGCAGCCGAGTATATGACACATGCTCCAAATGCTTCAATCAACTCAGTTGGTGGAATCATTACCGAGCCAAATGCAGTTAACTTCGTTAATTTGCGTCAATGGCTTGCTGCTGCTCAATTCTTCCTAGGATGGTTTACCTTTATTGGTCACCTTTGGCATGCTGGAAGAGCGAGAGCTGCTGCTGGCGGATTTGAAAAAGGTATAGATCGCAAGACTGAGCCTGCTCTATCAATGCCTGATCTAGACTAATTTCTAGAGCTAAATAAATTAAATTGCATTTAAAAGCCCTCAATTAACCATTGAGGGCTTTTTTTATCTCTTAGGGAATTATTAATACATCTCACAACTCAAAACCAACTTTAAAACATGAGTCTCTTAACCAAGGCAGGCTAAGTCCAATCACATTGCTATAACAACCTTCTATTGATTCAATTAACGTAGCTCCTTTACCATCGATAGCAAATCCTCCTGCACAACAAATTGGCTCGTTAGTTTTCACATATTTCTCAATCTCTAAATCTGCAAGTTTTGCGAAATTAATTTTAGTTGTAATAACATTAACAATCATTCCAGAATACTTTGGTGAACTGGTAGATACATTTGGTCGCATAATCAAACAATGGCCTGTATGAATGTATCCACTTTTAGAAGACATCTTGGATAACCTATCCATAGCTACTTTTTCAGTTTTGGGTTTCCCATAGATTTGACCATCAAACTCAAACAATGAATCGCAACAAAGTATTGCTATCTCTTTGCAATCAAAAATACTATTTTGAGTTTTGTTAGAAATTTTTGATAAAACAGCCTTAGCCTTAGCAACTGCAAGAGATTGAACCAACTCCCCAACATCAGATCCAGAAAATTGATCTTCATTAACATCACTTACAATAACCTTATGTTTTATATCAACTTGCTTGAGAAGATTTCTTCTAGCTTTTGAAGCAGAGCCAAGTATCAGCATCATGAAATCAGAATTAAAATCAATCTACTCTTAAATTTTTCAAGCTTAGAAGCTATTTTTTTTAGAAGCAATGGAATTAATTGATAAACACATTTTAAAACGGACAAGTAGAGCAATTAAATGCCTTGCTCTAAATTCCAATTTTTACAAAGACGTCGAATCAAATGGCTTAACTGCAAAGAATGTTTTTGAAATGAGAGCTAGGTATTCCAATAAAAGCTTGCATTGGTTCAAGGATTCTGAATGCATTGAAAGTGCATTTAGATGGTTAATAACAATTGGGGTTCTAAGGCGTGAGGTTGACGGACAAGGCTTAACATCAAAAGTTCGACTAACACCATTAGGAAGGCAATTTCTTCAGATGAACCCCGATCTTCCAAATCAACAAGCCAACTTATACGAAAGGTTTAGAAACTGGTTGTTTAGGAAACTAATTCTTCAATGATAATAAATTCAACCTCAAAACCTTTAATGGTGCTTGGTACGTCAAGTGGTGCTGGCAAATCTTTAATGGTGACAGCTATTTGCAGAGTTTTAAGTAACCAAGGGGAAAGACCTATCCCATTTAAAGGCCAAAATATGAGCAACAATGCATGGGTCGATAATAATGGGGGGGAAATGGCTTACTCCCAAGCATTGCAAGCATGGGCAGCGAGGGTTGATCCGATATGTTCGATGAACCCTATCCTTCTAAAACCTCAAGGTGATTGCATTAGCGAAATAATTCATCTTGGAGAAAGCGTAGGAATTACAAAAGCCAAAGATTACTACCAAAACTGGTTTAATTTAGGATGGGAAGCAATTCAAAAAGGACTGAAAATATTAGACAGTGACTTCCCTAATGGGAGATTGATTATAGAAGGTGCGGGAAGTCCAGTAGAGGTAAATCTTAAACATAGAGACCTTACAAATTTACGTATAGCAAAATATCTAAATGCGAATTGCCTTTTAATAGCGGACATAGAGCGAGGCGGTGTTTTTGCACAATTAATAGGTACTCTTGCACTCCTAAGTCCTGAGGAGAGGGAATTAGTAAAAGGAATAATAATTAATCGTTTCAGAGGAGATAGCTCATTATTTGACTCAGGTCGAGAATGGATTGAAAAAGAAACTAATATTCCTGTTTTAGGTGTAATGCCTTGGTTAAACGAAATTTTCCCTCCAGAAGACTCATTAGACCTACTCGAACGAAAACCTACTAAACCATTTTCAGAGATAGAAATAGCGATAATTCAATTGCCTTCCTTAAGTAATTTCTCAGATTTAGATCCGTTAGAATCAGAAGATAGTGTGAAATTAAAATGGGTCAAACCAGGCAATTCACTAGGGAATCCTGATGCAGTGATTATCCCTGGGAGTAAACAAACAATTAAAGATCTTCAAAAGCTAAATACAAGTAATCTTGCGACAGAAATAAAAGAGTTTGCAAAAAAAGGTGGTGAAGTTTTTGGAATATGTGGTGGTTTACAGATGTTAGGGGAAACACTTGAAGACCCCTATTATATAGAAAATCTAAAAAGTGATAATGCCAAAAATCAATACGAAGGTCTGAAACTACTTCCTATTAAGACAATATTTAAAAAAAGTAAGTCTCTTTTAAAACGTGAAGTATTAGCTCTTTGGCCTCAGAAATGTATAATTTCTGGCTTCGAACTTCATCACGGCTTTACTCAATCAATTGACTCATTTTCTGAAGAGTTACAACCATTTAGCGAGGACTCACTACTGGGTTGGGTAAGTAATAGAGATGGGACAGGAATAGTTAGTGGAACGTATCTTCATGGAATCTTTGAGAATGGCGAATGGAGGCGGTATTGGATTAATCAAATAAGAAGAAAAAAGGGACTTAAACCATTAGCCATTCATCATAAAAACTATATTATTGAGAGAGATGAATTAATAAATCGCCTATCACATTCGTTTCAAAAGCATATTAATCTTCAAAGGATTCTTTAAAAATGAAGGAGAAGATGATTCAAATAAATTGGCCAAATGGTAAAACTTCGATTGCAAAAGAAGGTACAAACTGGCTTGAAGAAGCTTGCAAAGCAGGTTTTGACATACCTACTGGGTGCCTAAAAGGCAGCTGTGGGGCTTGCGAGATAGAAGTGGAAGGAAAGACTTTAAGAGCCTGTATACATTCAATTCCTAAAACAAATTCAAGCAAATTGAATGTGGCTTTATTTTCTGATCCTTACTGGTAAATACATCGCTATATATATAGCAATCTTTAGGAAGCAATTAATTTTAATTTTTACTAAAAACTTCTGATGCAATAATTTCCCAAGAAAATTTATCTGATGAAGACTTCATTTTTACATAATTCTCCAAATAATTATCATAATTAGATTGATCAACCTCAGGGATTTTATAAATCTTTTCTAAGTCCTGCGAATTAAGAGCTGGTACATTTAAGAAAGTAGAAAATTTGACAATAGATTTAAAGTAAATACTTTTTTTACTTAGCTCATTTGGTATCAAAAGTATTATTGGTTTCATAAATAAAACTGCTAGCTGAATAGCAGTTGAGCAATGGGCAATAACAAGACTTGATTGAGCAATCGCCTTAACTGTATCCAAATTAGTTATTGGAATCTTATATAGTGATGATGATTTTGAATAATTAGCCCT is part of the Prochlorococcus marinus str. MIT 0919 genome and harbors:
- a CDS encoding NAD(P)H-binding protein codes for the protein MQVLVIGGTGTLGRQIAKKAIDSGHQVRCMVRRPKNAGFLQEWGCELTQGDLLRQGDIEYALSGIEAVIDASTTRPEDPRSVYETDWEGKLNLFRACESASIKRLVFISLFAAERFRNVPLMDIKYCTECLLAESSFDYTILQGVAFMQGVIGQFAIPILDSQPVWISGTASPIAYMNTQDMARFAVAALSRNETIRKSFPVVGPKAWTPAELIQLCEGYSDKKARVLRVSPFLIDIAKSMVSFFESTLNVAERLTFADVSSSGVPLDSSMDETYKAFDLQPSETTTMESYLKEYYEVILKRLREMEADLNKEQRKKLPF
- the petM gene encoding cytochrome b6-f complex subunit PetM — protein: MASEIFGTAAVFWVLIPVGLLGGALLLKLQGD
- a CDS encoding alpha/beta fold hydrolase, with amino-acid sequence MKTSQEADSAWGKANFWSWQGLYCHWRVLGEENKKAIVLIHGFGASSSHWRNNGLFFARKGFRVYALDLIGFGKSEQPKGSANKYLDNEIWANQVTDFIKEIVQISKEEKVILVGNSLGGLVAITSLKLKPNLVEAVIASPLPDPALMQSKQLNIPSWIRTIKNKIIILFFTLLPLEVLIPLIIRTGVINSGLQLAYNKPILKDIELKRIIRKPAQRKTAARALRSMCIGMSIRKAECTAPNLLNSLMKKAYTPPILLLWGREDKLVPLKIGQKLTKDYPCLQLLIMEGAGHCPHDESPKTFNQYVLNWLKINL
- the ilvN gene encoding acetolactate synthase small subunit produces the protein MKHTLSVLVEDQSGALSRISGLFARRGFNIESLAVGPAEAPGISRLTMVVEGDDETLQQMTKQLDKLVNVLYVIDLTSLPAVERELMLLKVSAKSNHRKEILDLVQVFRAKVVDVSDQALILEVVGDPGKLVALEKLMKPYGILEIARTGKVALERASGISTEMLKSTSKGKNLPA
- a CDS encoding peptidylprolyl isomerase, yielding MNFLKKCSFLFLVLSLSPLFSACVIQKNNNSSNNFCINKTIQCINTTHTIEMVTNKGVITLEIDGKSAPLTVGNFLDLINRGVYKHTTFHRVINDPIPFVIQGGDPMSKKLKTNKNIIGTGHFINPEKGNARFIPLEIKLRNETLPRYNQLISSQDDFSRIILTHQRGSLSMARSESLNSASAQFYISLRDLPELDGRYAVFGKVVKGINVLNKIKEGDYIINVKSIGEN
- a CDS encoding photosystem I assembly protein Ycf4, whose translation is MSADLQESSKMENQSETYLEQSIKGSKKVSNYIVSSMLSIGGVGFLLASASSYFGRDFLPLGSPSTLIFVPQGLIMGLYGIAGSLAAIYLWSLVAVDFGSGLNTFDKNKGSLMVSRKGFFKELKVEIPLEDIKAVKMEIREGFNAKRRICLRVQGRKDLPINGAGAPQPLLELEQEGAELARFLGVDLEGLAN
- the psbD gene encoding photosystem II D2 protein (photosystem q(a) protein) encodes the protein MTIAVGGAQERGWFDVLDDWLKRDRFVFVGWSGLLLFPTAYLAIGGWFLGTTFVTSWYTHGVASSYLEGCNFLTAAVSTPGDAMGHSLLFLWGPEAQGSLVRWLQLGGLWNFVALHGIFSLIGFMLRQFEIARLVGIRPYNALAFSAVIAVFCACFLIYPLGQHSWFFAPSFGVAAIFRFILFIQGFHNITLNPFHMMGVAGILGGALLCAIHGATVQNTLYEDTSIYTGGKVQSSTFRAFDPTQEEETYSMVTANRFWSQIFGIAFSNKRFLHFLMLFVPVMGMWCAAIGIVGLALNLRAYDFVSQEIRAAEDPEFETFYTKNILLNEGMRAWMSSVDQPHENFVFPEEVLPRGNAL
- the psbC gene encoding photosystem II reaction center protein CP43, whose protein sequence is METPFNSLLKAPNQSIEETGYAWYVGNARLINLSGKLLGAHIAHTGLMVFWAGAMMLYEVSHFTFDKPMWEQGLILMPHVAMFGYGIGAGGEVVDVMPYFQAGVVHLIASAVLGFGGIYHSLAGPEKLEEEFPFFSTDWRDKDQMTTILGRHLCVLGLGAIAFSVNWQFLGGLYDTWAPGGGEVRLITPTTDPGIIFGYLFQTPWGGGGNMVGVNSVEDIVGGHYYLGIIELIGGHFHMQTKPFGWARRAFIWNGEALLAYALGGICVASFYASVFVWFNNTAYPSEFYGPTNAEASQAQSFTFLVRDQRIGANVGTTMGPTGLGKYLMRSPTGEIIFGGETMRFWDFRGPWLEPLRGENGLSLDKIQNDIQPWQVRRAAEYMTHAPNASINSVGGIITEPNAVNFVNLRQWLAAAQFFLGWFTFIGHLWHAGRARAAAGGFEKGIDRKTEPALSMPDLD
- a CDS encoding nucleoside triphosphate pyrophosphatase, which gives rise to MMLILGSASKARRNLLKQVDIKHKVIVSDVNEDQFSGSDVGELVQSLAVAKAKAVLSKISNKTQNSIFDCKEIAILCCDSLFEFDGQIYGKPKTEKVAMDRLSKMSSKSGYIHTGHCLIMRPNVSTSSPKYSGMIVNVITTKINFAKLADLEIEKYVKTNEPICCAGGFAIDGKGATLIESIEGCYSNVIGLSLPWLRDSCFKVGFEL
- a CDS encoding Npun_F0494 family protein, which encodes MELIDKHILKRTSRAIKCLALNSNFYKDVESNGLTAKNVFEMRARYSNKSLHWFKDSECIESAFRWLITIGVLRREVDGQGLTSKVRLTPLGRQFLQMNPDLPNQQANLYERFRNWLFRKLILQ
- a CDS encoding cobyric acid synthase, with the translated sequence MIINSTSKPLMVLGTSSGAGKSLMVTAICRVLSNQGERPIPFKGQNMSNNAWVDNNGGEMAYSQALQAWAARVDPICSMNPILLKPQGDCISEIIHLGESVGITKAKDYYQNWFNLGWEAIQKGLKILDSDFPNGRLIIEGAGSPVEVNLKHRDLTNLRIAKYLNANCLLIADIERGGVFAQLIGTLALLSPEERELVKGIIINRFRGDSSLFDSGREWIEKETNIPVLGVMPWLNEIFPPEDSLDLLERKPTKPFSEIEIAIIQLPSLSNFSDLDPLESEDSVKLKWVKPGNSLGNPDAVIIPGSKQTIKDLQKLNTSNLATEIKEFAKKGGEVFGICGGLQMLGETLEDPYYIENLKSDNAKNQYEGLKLLPIKTIFKKSKSLLKREVLALWPQKCIISGFELHHGFTQSIDSFSEELQPFSEDSLLGWVSNRDGTGIVSGTYLHGIFENGEWRRYWINQIRRKKGLKPLAIHHKNYIIERDELINRLSHSFQKHINLQRIL
- a CDS encoding 2Fe-2S iron-sulfur cluster-binding protein, which encodes MIQINWPNGKTSIAKEGTNWLEEACKAGFDIPTGCLKGSCGACEIEVEGKTLRACIHSIPKTNSSKLNVALFSDPYW